One stretch of Armigeres subalbatus isolate Guangzhou_Male chromosome 2, GZ_Asu_2, whole genome shotgun sequence DNA includes these proteins:
- the LOC134216178 gene encoding ribonuclease H2 subunit A: MASPPCSPKREPDTEACEPETKRSKINSLQTLGPYISSQDNGKNFTYISDIPRMCLDEPCVLGVDEAGRGPVLGPMVYGIAFCPISKKEVLKTLGFADSKQLTEEKRDLIFDEMNQKDYATECIGWAVEVIAPNDICMSMLRRTKRSLNEVSMDSAIGLIHKAIEAGVNIAEVYVDTVGPPEKYQAKLKQIFPKFKITVAKKADSTYPIVSAASICAKVSRDHALKVWTFREGLEPDISFGSGYPSDPVTKNFLSTYDLVFGFPRLVRFSWSTAGKALEKKAFEMEFDDEDDEQEKQKATYGSEKLSKYFAADRNDSRKRHEYFRERCLEHVTDI; encoded by the exons ATGGCTTCCCCTCCATGTTCTCCGAAACGGGAACCAGATACGGAAGCGTGCGAACCTGAAACCAAACGAAGCAAAATCAACAGCTTGCAAACGCTCGGTCCTTACATCAGCAGCCAGGATAATGGAAAGAACTTCACGTACATCTCGGACATTCCTCGCATGTGCCTGGACGAGCCGTGCGTTCTAGGGGTGGATGAAGCTGGCCGTGGACCAGTTCTAG GCCCCATGGTGTACGGGATCGCATTTTGTCCCATTAGTAAAAAAGAAGTTCTTAAGACGTTGGGCTTTGCGGACTCcaaacaattaacagaagaaaaGAGAGATCTAATTTTCGACGAAATGAATCAGAAAGACTATGCTACCGAGTGCATCGGCTGGGCCGTTGAGGTCATCGCACCAAACGACATCTGTATGAGTATGTTGCGCCGGACGAAACGATCCTTGAACGAAGTATCGATGGACTCAGCGATTGGATTGATACACAAAGCCATAGAGGCGGGAGTAAATATTGCGGAGGTTTACGTGGATACTGTAGGACCTCCGGAGAAGTACCAAGCCAAGCTGAAGCAAATTTTCCCCAAGTTCAAAATCACCGTTGCTAAGAAAGCCGATAGCACATATCCGATTGTTTCGGCTGCAAGTATTTGTGCAAAGGTCAGCAGAGATCACGCTCTGAAGGTATGGACATTCCGTGAAGGATTGGAGCCGGATATCAGCTTTGGGAGCGGATATCCAAGCGATCCAGTTACTAAAAACTTCCTATCGACCTACGATTTGGTATTTGGCTTCCCGCGTCTGGTCCGATTCAGTTGGTCAACGGCTGGGAAGGCGTTGGAGAAGAAGGCATTCGAGATGGAATTCGATGACGAGGATGATGAACAGGAAAAACAGAAAGCAACATACGGAAGCGAAAAGCTTTCCAAGTATTTTGCAGCTGATCGAAACGATTCACGGAAACGACACGAATACTTCCGGGAGCGATGTCTGGAGCACGTGACTGATATTTGA